In a genomic window of uncultured Sphaerochaeta sp.:
- a CDS encoding ATP-binding protein translates to MHQILILSGKGGTGKTTVASAFIHLSQAKAYADCDVDAPNLHLVMGSFETEQKQDYRGLKKAFIDPELCIGCDACRQVCRFDAIEAEPQYHVVNIACEGCRACAYACPQDAISFVDSKVGDLRLLERGDEHFSTATLIMGSGTTGKLVTQVKTQLKQAADPNEVAILDGSPGIGCPVIASLSGVDLALMVAEPSVSGISDLKRVITSARQLQVPVAVIVNKYDMHEQKSAEIEVLCFKEGIPFLGKIPYDREAVRALNQGLTLDQITSSSADAVKAIYSATLRLVKETMKK, encoded by the coding sequence ATGCATCAGATACTCATCCTCAGCGGTAAGGGCGGGACCGGCAAGACCACCGTCGCGAGTGCCTTCATCCATCTCTCCCAGGCAAAGGCCTATGCCGACTGTGATGTCGATGCCCCGAATCTGCATCTGGTCATGGGCAGCTTTGAGACGGAACAAAAACAGGACTATAGGGGGCTGAAGAAAGCGTTCATCGATCCAGAGCTGTGCATCGGTTGTGATGCATGCAGACAGGTTTGCCGCTTTGATGCCATTGAGGCCGAACCCCAGTACCATGTGGTCAACATTGCCTGCGAAGGATGCCGAGCCTGCGCCTATGCCTGCCCACAGGATGCAATCAGTTTTGTGGACTCAAAGGTCGGGGACCTTCGCCTGCTCGAACGCGGTGATGAGCACTTCAGCACAGCAACCCTGATCATGGGCAGCGGAACCACCGGCAAGCTGGTCACCCAGGTGAAAACCCAGCTCAAGCAGGCCGCCGACCCCAATGAAGTTGCCATTCTGGATGGAAGCCCCGGCATCGGCTGCCCCGTCATCGCATCGCTGAGCGGTGTAGACCTTGCACTTATGGTAGCCGAACCCTCGGTCAGCGGAATATCCGATCTGAAACGAGTGATAACGAGTGCCAGGCAGCTGCAGGTCCCGGTGGCGGTAATCGTCAACAAATACGATATGCATGAGCAAAAGAGTGCGGAGATCGAGGTCTTGTGCTTCAAGGAGGGCATCCCCTTCCTGGGCAAGATTCCCTACGACCGGGAGGCTGTACGTGCACTCAACCAGGGGCTTACCCTCGACCAGATCACATCGAGCAGCGCTGATGCGGTCAAGGCCATCTATTCTGCGACGCTTCGCCTGGTTAAGGAGACCATGAAAAAATGA
- a CDS encoding MBL fold metallo-hydrolase codes for MNITSLLENTSTHPDIACEHGLSLYIETSSKNILFDTGSSSLFAENAKKLGIDLGKVDLAILSHGHYDHAGGLKTFLSLNDHAPLYIRKEAFGPYYSQREDGRYHYIGIDTELLSSSRLILTGALTPIAEGISLFSRVEGTEFVPTGNQSLYRKEGDSYLPDSFTHEQYLLIEEGETRLLISGCSHRGIVNIVKSATEHWGKPPTHVIGGFHLYNHRTGEPETPEVLDAIATLLLATKARYYTCHCTGEENYRYLKTKMEDHIAYLAGGDVLTC; via the coding sequence ATGAACATCACCAGCTTGTTGGAAAACACCAGTACACACCCTGATATCGCATGTGAACATGGTTTGAGCCTGTACATCGAGACCAGCAGCAAGAACATCCTCTTCGATACTGGATCAAGCAGCCTCTTTGCAGAGAATGCCAAGAAGCTGGGCATTGACCTTGGCAAGGTGGATCTTGCAATCCTCTCCCATGGTCATTATGACCATGCAGGAGGACTGAAAACCTTCCTCTCGCTCAATGACCACGCTCCGCTGTATATCCGCAAGGAAGCCTTTGGTCCCTACTACTCCCAACGTGAGGATGGCCGGTACCACTACATCGGTATTGATACGGAGCTGCTGTCCAGCAGCAGACTCATCCTTACCGGTGCACTCACCCCGATTGCCGAAGGGATTTCCCTCTTTTCCAGGGTCGAAGGCACTGAGTTCGTTCCTACCGGCAACCAGAGCCTGTACCGAAAGGAGGGAGATTCCTACCTGCCTGACTCCTTCACCCATGAGCAATACCTGCTGATCGAGGAGGGGGAGACGAGGCTTCTGATCTCCGGTTGTTCCCACCGTGGCATCGTCAATATTGTGAAAAGTGCCACTGAGCACTGGGGCAAGCCACCCACCCATGTCATCGGGGGCTTCCACCTCTACAACCACCGAACCGGGGAACCAGAGACACCGGAGGTACTGGATGCCATCGCCACACTCTTGCTCGCCACAAAGGCACGGTACTACACCTGCCATTGTACCGGAGAAGAGAACTATCGCTACCTGAAGACAAAAATGGAAGATCATATCGCCTACCTTGCAGGTGGTGATGTGCTCACCTGTTGA
- a CDS encoding DUF134 domain-containing protein — protein sequence MPRPRKWRHVCSLPQTSRFGPLGVGAGEMEPILMSVDEYEAFRLIDYEGMTQQECSTQMGVARSTVQGIYDSARKKLAHSLVEGKPLLIEGGEYQLNDHGGPYGHGCGRGCRRRERMEAMREGEQV from the coding sequence ATGCCGCGACCAAGAAAATGGAGACATGTCTGCTCACTGCCCCAAACAAGCCGCTTCGGCCCGCTCGGGGTTGGGGCTGGCGAGATGGAGCCGATACTCATGAGTGTGGATGAGTATGAAGCCTTTCGTCTCATTGACTACGAAGGGATGACCCAACAGGAGTGCAGCACCCAGATGGGCGTGGCACGTTCCACGGTCCAGGGTATCTACGACAGTGCCCGCAAGAAGCTGGCACACTCATTGGTTGAAGGAAAACCCCTGCTCATCGAAGGTGGGGAGTACCAGCTCAACGATCATGGTGGGCCGTACGGCCATGGCTGCGGTCGGGGATGCAGAAGAAGAGAACGCATGGAAGCGATGCGAGAAGGAGAACAAGTATGA
- a CDS encoding DUF5320 domain-containing protein gives MPRRDGSGPMGYGPLSGRGMGFCTRQPGYGMGYGYGMGRGWRSGYAAVQPFSGQETLAMRKRILEEELKQVETLLAQEPQK, from the coding sequence ATGCCAAGAAGAGACGGATCAGGTCCAATGGGTTACGGCCCCTTGTCGGGAAGGGGAATGGGCTTCTGTACCCGGCAACCCGGTTATGGAATGGGATATGGATACGGCATGGGCCGTGGGTGGAGAAGTGGTTATGCTGCTGTCCAGCCATTTTCCGGACAGGAGACACTCGCCATGCGTAAACGCATCCTCGAAGAAGAGCTGAAACAGGTGGAGACCCTGCTCGCCCAGGAACCCCAGAAATAA
- a CDS encoding ATP-binding protein, which yields MGTDLTVAVLSGKGGTGKTLLSVNLAAVAQKATYIDCDVEEPNGHLFFKPTILSEHVVSIPKPVVDQSLCDGCRICTEACAFNALALIGKELLIFNEVCHSCGLCTALCPRNALTEVAQPLGVIRRGNHGTVTFEDGILDIGQSEAVPLIKALLRESHKDLVVIDSPPGSGCLVSEAISGADFCLLVAEPTRFGAHNLAMVHELVQILGKPCAVLLNKTVEGTENPSEEYARSHGLSIMGSLPYDRTLATLTSEGLIASEQSEDYHFFFSGLLDTIRKEAADASDTHPQR from the coding sequence ATGGGCACTGACCTGACGGTGGCGGTGCTCAGCGGCAAGGGGGGGACGGGAAAAACCCTGCTCTCCGTAAATCTTGCGGCAGTGGCACAGAAGGCAACCTACATCGATTGTGATGTTGAGGAACCCAACGGCCACCTGTTTTTCAAGCCCACCATTCTATCCGAACACGTCGTCTCCATCCCCAAGCCTGTCGTGGACCAGAGCTTGTGCGATGGGTGCCGCATCTGCACCGAAGCGTGTGCCTTCAACGCCCTTGCCCTCATCGGCAAGGAACTGCTGATCTTCAACGAGGTCTGCCACAGTTGCGGTCTTTGCACGGCGCTCTGTCCCAGGAATGCCCTCACTGAGGTGGCACAACCGCTGGGTGTGATACGTCGCGGCAACCATGGGACGGTCACCTTTGAGGATGGGATTCTTGACATCGGACAGAGTGAGGCGGTCCCCCTCATCAAGGCGCTTCTGAGAGAGAGCCACAAGGACTTGGTGGTCATCGACAGCCCACCGGGAAGCGGCTGCCTGGTAAGCGAGGCAATCTCGGGTGCAGACTTCTGCTTGCTGGTAGCCGAACCCACTCGTTTTGGTGCGCACAACCTTGCCATGGTCCATGAACTGGTGCAGATCTTGGGAAAACCCTGTGCCGTGTTGCTCAACAAGACGGTGGAAGGGACAGAAAATCCCAGCGAAGAGTATGCCCGATCCCACGGTCTATCCATCATGGGATCCCTACCCTATGACCGTACGCTGGCAACATTGACCAGCGAGGGGCTCATAGCCAGCGAGCAGAGCGAGGACTATCACTTCTTCTTCTCCGGCTTGCTTGATACGATACGCAAGGAGGCAGCGGATGCATCAGATACTCATCCTCAGCGGTAA
- a CDS encoding NifB/NifX family molybdenum-iron cluster-binding protein codes for MIIAIPAEADSLDSATCVSFGRAPYYCLYNTETESSTFMTNLAAESAGGAGIQAAQDLVDQSIAKLITFRLGENAAKVLHAAKIEMLKALNLSVADNISALQEGKLAPLGEVHPGFHHGH; via the coding sequence ATGATCATAGCAATTCCGGCAGAGGCGGACAGCCTGGACAGCGCGACCTGCGTATCGTTTGGCAGGGCACCCTATTACTGTCTCTACAACACAGAGACCGAGAGCAGTACGTTCATGACCAACCTTGCCGCAGAGAGTGCAGGTGGCGCCGGTATCCAGGCAGCACAGGACTTGGTGGACCAGAGCATTGCAAAACTCATCACATTCCGCCTTGGCGAGAATGCTGCAAAGGTTCTGCACGCAGCAAAGATTGAGATGCTCAAAGCATTGAATCTGAGTGTAGCAGACAACATTTCTGCCCTGCAGGAAGGAAAGCTTGCACCCCTGGGCGAAGTGCATCCAGGATTTCATCATGGGCACTGA